In Canis lupus familiaris isolate Mischka breed German Shepherd chromosome 5, alternate assembly UU_Cfam_GSD_1.0, whole genome shotgun sequence, a genomic segment contains:
- the ENO1 gene encoding alpha-enolase produces the protein MSILKIHAREIFDSRGNPTVEVDLYTSKGLFRAAVPSGASTGIYEALELRDNDKTRYMGKGVSKAVEHINKTIAPALISKKVNVVEQEKIDKLMIEMDGTENKSKFGANAILGVSLAVCKAGAVEKGVPLYRHIADLAGNSEVILPVPAFNVINGGSHAGNKLAMQEFMILPVGAANFKEAMRIGAEVYHNLKNVIKEKYGKDATNVGDEGGFAPNILENKEALELLKNAIGKAGYTDKVVIGMDVAASEFFRSGKYDLDFKSPDDPSRYITPDQLADLYKSFIRDYPVVSIEDPFDQDDWEAWQKFTASAGIQVVGDDLTVTNPKRISKAVGEKSCNCLLLKVNQIGSVTESLQACKLAQSNGWGVMVSHRSGETEDTFIADLVVGLCTGQIKTGAPCRSERLAKYNQILRIEEELGSKAKFAGRSFRNPLAK, from the exons ATGTCTATTCTCAAGATCCACGCCAGGGAGATCTTTGACTCTCGCGGGAACCCCACTGTTGAGGTTGACCTCTACACCTCCAAAG GTCTCTTCAGAGCTGCTGTGCCCAGTGGTGCCTCCACTGGTATCTACGAGGCCCTCGAGCTCCGGGACAATGACAAGACACGCTACATGGGGAAAG GTGTCTCAAAGGCTGTTGAGCACATCAATAAAACTATTGCACCTGCCCTGATTAGCAAG AAAGTGAATGTTGTGGAGCAGGAAAAGATTGACAAACTGATGATCGAGATGGACGGGACAGAGAATAAAT CTAAATTTGGTGCAAACGCCATTCTGGGAGTGTCCCTGGCTGTCTGCAAGGCGGGGGCTGTCGAGAAGGGGGTGCCCCTGTACCGCCACATTGCTGATTTGGCTGGCAATTCTGAAGTTATCCTGCCAGTTCCG GCCTTCAATGTCATCAACGGTGGTTCCCATGCTGGCAACAAGCTGGCCATGCAGGAGTTCATGATCCTTCCCGTCGGTGCAGCGAACTTCAAGGAGGCCATGCGCATTGGAGCAGAGGTTTATCATAACCTGAAGAATGTCATCAAGGAGAAATATGGAAAAGATGCCACCAATGTGGGCGATGAAGGTGGATTTGCTCCTAATATCCTGGAGAACAAAGAAG CTCTGGAACTGCTGAAGAATGCCATCGGGAAGGCTGGCTACACCGATAAGGTGGTCATCGGCATGGACGTAGCTGCTTCCGAGTTCTTCAGGTCTGGGAAGTATGACCTGGACTTCAAGTCCCCTGATGACCCCAGCAGGTACATCACGCCTGATCAGCTGGCTGACCTCTACAAGTCCTTCATCAGGGACTACCCAG TGGTGTCTATCGAAGACCCCTTCGACCAGGATGACTGGGAAGCTTGGCAGAAATTCACTGCCAGCGCTGGAATCCAGGTGGTGGGGGACGATCTCACCGTGACCAACCCAAAGCGGATTTCCAAGGCTGTGGGCGAGAAATCGTGCAACTGCCTCCTGCTTAAAGTGAACCAGATTGGCTCTGTGACCGAGTCTCTTCAGGC GTGCAAGCTGGCCCAGTCCAATGGGTGGGGCGTCATGGTGTCGCATCGCTCCGGGGAGACCGAAGATACCTTCATCGCTGACCTGGTGGtgggactctgcactgggcag ATCAAGACGGGTGCACCATGCAGATCTGAGCGCTTGGCCAAGTACAACCAGATCCTCAG AATTGAAGAGGAACTGGGTAGCAAGGCCAAGTTCGCCGGCAGAAGCTTCAGAAACCCCCTTGCCAAGTAA